A region of Desulfovibrio sp. X2 DNA encodes the following proteins:
- a CDS encoding deoxyribodipyrimidine photo-lyase: MSRGPEAFEAAAASAARRAFAVGGRAEAGTSGEIAKGEGPVVYWMHREHRCRDNWGLAHAQALALSANAPLVVAYCLAPGFLGAALRQYDFLLRGLALAARELAALSIPFAFLRGDPPAEIVRFARDHGARAVVTDFDSLRLKRQWIAAAAKALSCPVREVDSRNVCPAYLVSDKREYMARTIRPKIHRLLPEFLTPLPEPRPHPVPFAAHLPEPDFAAALAGLDRNRGVDRGVAPVDWAAPGTDAGLARLDGFIASDLSRYTERNDPNAEATSRLSPWLHFGMLSAQRAALAVARAEAPQEAKDSFLEELVVRRELADNFCLHAPDYDSASCFPDWARQTLEKHAADPRPHLYDEEALERGETHDPLWNAAQRQMLDTGHMHGWLRMYWAKKILEWTPSAAEALRIGIRLNDRHQLDGREANGYAGLAWSMGGVHDRPWGERPVYGTVRSMTLAGAMRKFDVKGFAARFAPGLEADGSGKGGEGEAGGRKKRNRPRTG, translated from the coding sequence GTGAGCCGGGGCCCGGAGGCCTTCGAGGCGGCCGCCGCGAGCGCCGCGCGTCGCGCCTTCGCCGTGGGCGGGCGGGCCGAGGCCGGCACGTCGGGAGAAATAGCCAAGGGAGAGGGCCCGGTCGTCTACTGGATGCACCGCGAGCACCGCTGCCGCGACAACTGGGGGCTCGCGCACGCCCAGGCCCTGGCGCTTTCCGCGAACGCCCCCCTGGTCGTGGCCTACTGCCTGGCGCCCGGCTTTCTCGGGGCCGCCCTGCGGCAATACGACTTTCTCCTGCGCGGCCTCGCGCTCGCGGCGCGCGAGCTGGCCGCCCTGTCCATCCCCTTCGCGTTCCTGCGTGGCGATCCGCCCGCCGAGATCGTGCGCTTCGCGCGCGACCACGGCGCCCGGGCCGTGGTCACGGACTTCGACTCCCTGCGCCTGAAAAGGCAGTGGATCGCGGCGGCGGCGAAAGCGCTCTCCTGCCCCGTGCGGGAGGTGGACTCGCGAAACGTCTGCCCGGCCTATCTGGTCTCGGACAAGCGCGAGTACATGGCCCGCACCATCCGCCCCAAGATCCACCGCCTGCTGCCCGAGTTCCTGACGCCCCTGCCGGAGCCCAGGCCCCATCCCGTCCCCTTTGCCGCCCACCTGCCCGAGCCGGACTTCGCGGCCGCCCTGGCCGGGCTCGACAGGAACCGCGGGGTGGACCGCGGCGTGGCGCCCGTGGACTGGGCCGCCCCGGGCACGGACGCGGGGCTCGCGCGCCTGGACGGGTTCATCGCCTCCGACCTCTCCCGCTACACCGAGCGCAACGACCCGAACGCCGAGGCGACCTCGCGCCTCTCGCCGTGGCTGCATTTCGGCATGCTCTCGGCGCAGCGCGCGGCCCTGGCCGTGGCGCGGGCCGAGGCGCCGCAGGAGGCCAAGGACTCCTTCCTCGAGGAGCTCGTCGTGCGCCGGGAGCTGGCGGACAACTTCTGCCTGCACGCGCCGGACTACGACTCCGCCTCCTGCTTTCCGGACTGGGCGCGGCAAACGCTCGAAAAGCACGCGGCGGACCCGCGGCCCCACCTCTACGACGAGGAGGCGCTGGAGCGGGGGGAGACGCACGATCCCCTGTGGAACGCGGCCCAGCGCCAGATGCTGGACACGGGCCACATGCACGGCTGGCTGCGCATGTACTGGGCCAAGAAGATCCTGGAGTGGACGCCCTCCGCCGCCGAGGCGCTGCGCATCGGCATCCGGCTGAACGACCGCCACCAGCTCGACGGCCGCGAGGCCAACGGCTACGCGGGGCTGGCCTGGTCCATGGGCGGGGTGCACGACCGTCCCTGGGGCGAGCGGCCGGTCTACGGCACGGTGCGCTCCATGACCCTGGCCGGGGCCATGCGCAAGTTCGACGTGAAGGGCTTTGCGGCACGGTTCGCGCCGGGGCTCGAGGCGGATGGAAGCGGGAAAGGCGGGGAAGGCGAGGCGGGCGGCCGGAAAAAACGAAACCGGCCGCGCACCGGGTGA
- a CDS encoding GNAT family N-acetyltransferase: protein MRVREARLDDAGAMVELVRRVESATDWLLPEVEELTMDATAMTRRLGLFLGRENCTVIVAEDGDGGRLTGYLFALGGHLRGIAHAARINGLGVLPEARRRGVGLGMLRRLDAWAEERMLHRLELRLMAPNEAAHALYLRAGYLDEGLERHAYLVRGRYVDAMMMGKLLDGEEPQR, encoded by the coding sequence ATGCGAGTACGCGAGGCACGCCTCGACGACGCCGGGGCGATGGTGGAACTCGTGCGCCGCGTGGAATCGGCCACGGACTGGCTCCTGCCCGAGGTCGAGGAGCTGACCATGGACGCCACGGCCATGACGCGGCGGCTCGGCCTCTTCCTGGGCCGGGAGAACTGCACCGTGATCGTGGCCGAGGACGGGGACGGCGGACGGCTCACGGGCTATCTCTTCGCCCTGGGCGGGCATCTGCGGGGCATCGCCCACGCGGCGCGCATAAACGGGCTGGGCGTGCTGCCCGAGGCCAGGCGCCGCGGCGTGGGGCTCGGCATGCTGCGCCGCCTGGACGCCTGGGCCGAGGAGCGGATGCTGCACCGCCTGGAGCTTCGGCTCATGGCGCCCAACGAGGCGGCCCACGCCCTGTACCTGCGCGCGGGCTATCTGGACGAGGGGCTCGAGCGCCACGCCTACCTCGTGCGCGGCCGCTACGTGGACGCGATGATGATGGGCAAGCTGCTGGACGGCGAGGAGCCGCAGCGGTGA